Proteins found in one Scardovia inopinata JCM 12537 genomic segment:
- a CDS encoding carbohydrate ABC transporter permease, giving the protein MNANQATTGRKIKAGVAPAMRRTKGERIYNIFNIIFFSLFAFICVYPFYYLIINSVSNNSLSAAGDIKWFPRDLHLQNYKEVFALEGLGNAAFISLARTVIGTALTVIASAFLGFMFTQKKMWHRTFWYRFIVITMYFNAGIIPMFITMKNLGLTNNFWVYVLPAIVQPFNIILVKTYIESIPASLQEAAEIDGAGTLTVFRKIILPMCTPILATVAIFSAVGQWNSFQDTLIYMTDSKLYSLQYLLYTYINQANALAASVKATAGTSFNVAALATQQTPTSIRMTVSVIVVLPILFVYPFFQRYFVKGMMLGAVKG; this is encoded by the coding sequence ATGAACGCAAATCAAGCAACTACAGGCAGAAAGATAAAAGCTGGAGTAGCACCAGCTATGAGGAGAACCAAAGGTGAGAGAATTTATAATATTTTTAACATTATTTTCTTCTCCCTTTTTGCATTCATCTGTGTGTACCCCTTTTACTATCTGATTATTAATTCAGTTTCGAACAATTCTTTATCTGCTGCCGGTGATATTAAATGGTTTCCTCGTGATCTACATCTGCAAAACTATAAAGAGGTATTTGCTCTCGAAGGCCTTGGGAACGCAGCTTTTATCTCTTTAGCACGAACTGTCATAGGGACTGCTCTGACTGTTATTGCCAGCGCCTTTTTGGGGTTCATGTTCACTCAGAAAAAGATGTGGCATAGAACATTTTGGTATCGATTCATTGTCATCACCATGTACTTCAACGCAGGGATCATTCCTATGTTTATAACCATGAAAAACTTGGGTCTAACCAACAATTTCTGGGTATATGTTCTGCCAGCGATTGTTCAACCTTTTAATATTATTCTGGTTAAAACATATATTGAATCTATTCCCGCAAGTTTGCAGGAGGCGGCAGAAATAGATGGGGCAGGAACTCTGACAGTATTCAGGAAAATCATCCTTCCAATGTGCACTCCGATTCTTGCTACAGTAGCAATTTTTTCAGCGGTAGGGCAATGGAATTCCTTCCAGGATACTCTCATCTACATGACTGATTCCAAGCTCTACTCCTTACAGTATCTCTTGTATACATACATTAACCAGGCCAATGCTTTGGCGGCCTCAGTCAAGGCAACGGCAGGAACATCCTTCAACGTTGCCGCCTTGGCTACTCAGCAAACCCCAACATCGATACGTATGACTGTTTCGGTTATTGTTGTATTGCCTATTTTATTCGTTTATCCCTTCTTCCAGCGCTATTTTGTCAAAGGTATGATGCTTGGTGCGGTGAAGGGGTAA
- a CDS encoding SGNH/GDSL hydrolase family protein translates to MLIFPQQSRIVFAGDSVTDSGRDYSAIPGGWGFGNGYVNHIHNLLCATYPQLSLITINKGVSGDDIQLLSERWEEDIEKVHPDYISIMVGVNDVLPRFDWPYREKTKSDLEEFAAIYNNLLKKSRKDLPDLRGFIIMGPAIFEPWEQEPFRLKLSQYAHVCKQLARRYSALYVDTQTAIDTYLKRQHPYTASPDRIHPTERGAMIIARAWLKTVGYSWEGEVS, encoded by the coding sequence ATGCTTATTTTTCCTCAACAATCGCGTATTGTTTTTGCTGGTGATTCTGTGACAGATTCTGGGCGTGACTACTCAGCAATACCAGGAGGATGGGGCTTTGGAAATGGATATGTCAACCATATTCATAATCTTTTATGCGCCACCTATCCTCAGCTGTCATTGATTACAATTAATAAAGGGGTCAGTGGGGATGATATTCAGCTTCTATCTGAACGATGGGAAGAGGATATTGAGAAGGTACATCCGGATTATATTTCCATCATGGTGGGGGTTAATGATGTACTTCCACGGTTCGACTGGCCATATCGTGAGAAAACAAAGAGCGATCTGGAAGAATTTGCAGCCATTTATAATAACCTTCTGAAGAAGAGCCGCAAGGATTTGCCTGATTTGAGAGGATTCATCATCATGGGGCCAGCAATTTTTGAACCCTGGGAACAGGAACCTTTTCGCCTAAAACTGTCCCAGTATGCACACGTTTGTAAGCAGCTGGCTCGACGCTACTCAGCACTGTATGTAGATACACAGACAGCTATTGACACCTATCTGAAGAGACAGCATCCCTATACAGCCAGTCCCGATCGAATTCATCCTACAGAACGTGGAGCAATGATCATCGCCCGAGCATGGTTAAAAACTGTTGGATACAGCTGGGAAGGAGAGGTCTCTTGA
- a CDS encoding type 2 periplasmic-binding domain-containing protein — protein MSFKKKITAAIAAVVSATMLFSGCGAVSSESGSKEKDDGSLMTVDVYDDLANYQGIQKGWFAKIIKDKFNIKLNIIAPNVAGGGSTLFDTRSTAGNLGDIIITGYGSGRGSKLVKAKLISDMTPYLNDMSNIKKYAEAEQALNKAIGQKSGVWGIPGSVSTRKPTVAGEGLEPTFGPYVRWDIYKKVGYPHMDTLEDLVPVLKKMQDEARKESGRKDIYAMSLFKDWDGNMMNNAKQPACFYGFDEMGFVLAKADGSEYQSITKKGGIYERVLRFFNKAYRAGLVDPESTTQNYDTMNSKYKDGKVLFSFWPWLGQAAYNTTEHKAQGKGFMLAPIKDMKIFSYGATPNGGTTAIFLGSKTKNKQRLVKFIDWLYSTEGVYDSGAQTGGAAGPKGLNWTIKNGQPILTKFGETVLSGANSNVPASFGGGSYSDGVSALNYPTEIVNDIDPGTGQSFNASMWPSELKKTNANPLTKDWQKHMGGAKTTMDYLEKNKMILVAPGATYTQPDEDSQISTLRGSVKTQIVNASWKASFASSNSEFTNILNTMRNTVQGLGIDQVMKVDMQNAKDQNTARVAIAQQYKSN, from the coding sequence ATGTCCTTCAAGAAAAAAATCACTGCGGCAATCGCCGCAGTTGTGTCAGCAACGATGCTGTTCAGCGGCTGTGGTGCTGTATCCTCAGAATCTGGCAGCAAAGAGAAAGACGATGGTTCACTCATGACCGTCGATGTTTACGATGATTTGGCCAATTACCAAGGTATTCAAAAAGGATGGTTTGCTAAGATCATCAAGGATAAATTCAATATTAAACTCAACATTATTGCTCCAAACGTTGCAGGAGGCGGCAGTACTCTTTTTGATACCCGATCTACTGCAGGAAACTTGGGTGATATTATCATTACAGGTTATGGCTCGGGTCGTGGCTCCAAACTGGTGAAGGCCAAACTTATTTCTGATATGACTCCTTATCTCAATGATATGTCTAATATTAAGAAGTACGCTGAGGCTGAGCAGGCCTTAAACAAGGCTATAGGCCAGAAATCGGGTGTGTGGGGTATTCCGGGATCTGTTTCTACTCGTAAACCAACAGTGGCAGGCGAAGGGTTGGAGCCTACGTTTGGTCCCTATGTCAGGTGGGACATTTACAAGAAAGTAGGCTATCCTCACATGGATACTCTGGAAGATCTGGTTCCCGTTCTAAAGAAGATGCAGGATGAGGCCCGTAAAGAAAGTGGACGCAAAGACATATATGCCATGAGTCTCTTTAAAGACTGGGATGGCAATATGATGAATAATGCAAAACAGCCTGCTTGCTTCTATGGCTTTGATGAAATGGGTTTTGTCCTTGCAAAAGCAGATGGTTCTGAATACCAATCCATTACTAAGAAAGGCGGAATCTATGAACGGGTTTTACGTTTTTTCAATAAGGCTTACCGCGCTGGTCTGGTCGACCCAGAATCTACCACTCAAAATTATGACACCATGAATTCAAAATATAAGGACGGGAAGGTTCTTTTCTCCTTCTGGCCCTGGTTGGGGCAGGCCGCCTATAACACCACAGAGCATAAGGCTCAGGGTAAGGGGTTCATGCTTGCACCTATCAAAGATATGAAGATTTTCTCTTATGGAGCGACTCCTAATGGTGGAACAACAGCAATTTTCTTAGGATCTAAAACTAAGAATAAGCAACGTCTGGTTAAGTTTATCGATTGGCTCTATTCCACAGAAGGCGTTTACGATTCTGGAGCTCAGACAGGTGGAGCTGCTGGCCCCAAGGGTTTAAATTGGACCATTAAAAATGGGCAGCCGATTTTAACGAAATTCGGTGAAACTGTTCTCAGCGGTGCCAACTCTAATGTGCCTGCTTCTTTTGGGGGAGGTTCATATTCAGATGGCGTTTCGGCTTTGAACTATCCAACAGAAATAGTTAACGATATTGATCCTGGAACCGGTCAATCCTTTAACGCTTCCATGTGGCCAAGTGAGTTGAAAAAGACTAATGCTAATCCTCTGACTAAAGATTGGCAAAAGCATATGGGAGGTGCAAAGACAACCATGGATTATCTGGAAAAGAACAAAATGATCCTGGTGGCTCCTGGCGCAACCTATACTCAGCCTGATGAGGATTCCCAAATTTCCACTCTTCGGGGATCGGTGAAGACTCAAATAGTGAATGCTTCCTGGAAAGCATCCTTCGCATCAAGTAATTCTGAATTTACCAATATTCTTAACACTATGCGTAATACTGTTCAAGGCTTGGGAATTGACCAGGTAATGAAGGTAGATATGCAGAATGCCAAGGACCAGAATACTGCTCGAGTAGCAATTGCACAGCAGTATAAGAGCAACTAA